From the genome of Triticum aestivum cultivar Chinese Spring chromosome 3B, IWGSC CS RefSeq v2.1, whole genome shotgun sequence, one region includes:
- the LOC123064366 gene encoding F-box/LRR-repeat/kelch-repeat protein At2g27520, translating to MPDTMPEDLPEWLVVDEILVRLPPKDVLRCRAVRKPWRAATSTDSFILDNHRRQPSLPIIEQHGEGISCLAAAGDHKIRPVLRYSPDPVSSIAACDGLLILSHQSGFYICNPATRKCAPLPPPSRPGCWPPNVVAFYRHDASPREYRVLWVFAAQMAGRTTYEPPRYFVLPVGSDQPRCIQWPTVLQSYPASSDFPPVHHRAALHWALSLGITVLDTVTETFRHMSYPAELQGGVFSLFDLGGDLALRHTSGDCLTQDIWVLQDYDAETWAFRYRIDLRAMEASPPLDLTVIYFAPMMVAINERELLIQHGGDCLLHCDIEGVFLGYVESQDHESSLNRFAKRLTLTRHRLQESMISLPLFETRQEDAVHEKKPPFTIVL from the coding sequence ATGCCGGACACCATGCCGGAGGACCTGCCGGAGTGGCTCGTCGTCGACGAGATCCTGGTCCGGCTGCCGCCCAAGGACGTGCTCCGCTGCCGCGCCGTCCGCAAGCCGTGGCGCGCCGCCACTTCCACCGACAGCTTCATCCTCGACAACCACCGCCGCCAGCCGTCGCTCCCCATCATCGAACAACACGGCGAGGGCATctcctgcctcgccgccgccggagatcACAAGATACGGCCCGTCCTCCGGTACAGTCCCGATCCAGTTTCCAGCATCGCCGCCTGCGATGGCCTCCTCATCCTGTCGCATCAGTCCGGCTTCTACATCTGCAACCCGGCCACCCGCAAGTGCGCTCCCCTGCCGCCTCCGTCGCGGCCAGGATGCTGGCCCCCCAACGTCGTCGCCTTCTACCGACACGACGCATCCCCCCGAGAGTACCGGGTGCTTTGGGTTTTCGCGGCACAGATGGCGGGGCGCACCACGTACGAGCCGCCTCGTTACTTCGTCCTCCCGGTGGGATCGGACCAGCCAAGATGCATCCAATGGCCGACAGTTTTACAGAGTTATCCCGCTTCCTCCGACTTCCCACCAGTCCACCATCGTGCTGCCCTCCACTGGGCACTGAGCCTCGGCATAACCGTGTTGGACACCGTAACCGAGACATTCCGGCATATGAGCTACCCAGCAGAGCTGCAGGGCGGCGTTTTTTCACTCTTCGATCTTGGTGGCGACCTTGCTCTGCGCCACACGTCCGGTGACTGCCTCACTCAGGACATTTGGGTGCTGCAGGACTATGACGCCGAGACGTGGGCATTTCGATACCGGATTGACCTGCGGGCGATGGAGGCGTCGCCGCCGCTTGATTTGACGGTCATTTATTTCGCCCCTATGATGGTTGCGATCAACGAGCGTGAGCTGTTGATCCAGCATGGTGGTGACTGCCTGTTGCATTGTGACATCGAGGGTGTGTTCTTAGGATATGTGGAAAGCCAAGACCATGAAAGCAGTTTGAATCGGTTTGCAAAACGTTTGACACTTACTCGGCATCGCctccaggagagcatgatttcgcttccGTTGTTTGAGACGCGACAAGAAGATGCCGTGCACGAGAAGAAGCCTCCGTTCACCATAGTTCTGTAA